The sequence TAGAAGTGCCCAGGAAAACAAAGAAAAACAACAAACTAACAAAGGGAAATTAATTAACTTCATCACTATCAATCAAATTTTGCTGCAGCACCTGCTTTTGCGATTTCAACATCTTGGTCTGCACTAGCAGCACCACTTACACCTATTGCACCTACAACTTGTCCTTTATACTTCAGGGGAATGCCACCACGCAACATATTGTGCCCAACGGTAATCAATGAGGTTCTTCCCCCTATGATGGCGTCTTCCAGCTTTTTTGATTCAAATGTGAATGTGGCCGCGGTTCTTGCCTTGCCTATAGAAACTTCTGATGCTGCGGGAAAAGTGCCTGTCAACCTTTCCAATAAGATAAC is a genomic window of Flagellimonas sp. CMM7 containing:
- a CDS encoding heme-binding protein, encoding MKILKTMTLAAVLSIAGVVNAQVEQSYTLTLEGAKKVMKAATDYAKANNSPGGAIAITDEGGHVILLERLTGTFPAASEVSIGKARTAATFTFESKKLEDAIIGGRTSLITVGHNMLRGGIPLKYKGQVVGAIGVSGAASADQDVEIAKAGAAAKFD